Proteins encoded by one window of Mesotoga sp. UBA6090:
- a CDS encoding purine-nucleoside phosphorylase encodes MTNFEEMKKAVIKRVNLVPRAALILGSGLGYLTEQFSEPRAIEYCEIPGFPNTTVEGHSGRLVFGVFHGLPVVAMEGRFHFYEGHEIKDVSAPIYLFKELGVENLLITNAAGGINRSYTPGDIVAVTDIINFGFRNPLRGQNDERYGVRFPDMSEIVDRNWLNELRVRLDNEGIDLKEGTYCWALGPSYETPSEIKAFESFGADLVGMSTVPEVIAAKHCGMKLLVLSCVTNMASGILKEKLTHADVVKTANRIRPRFTSIVRQAIESIKVNKS; translated from the coding sequence ATGACAAATTTTGAAGAGATGAAAAAGGCAGTGATCAAACGGGTCAATCTCGTGCCTAGGGCAGCGCTAATACTTGGATCGGGTCTTGGTTACTTGACGGAACAGTTCTCTGAACCAAGGGCAATAGAATACTGCGAGATTCCTGGCTTTCCAAACACCACGGTAGAAGGTCACTCAGGAAGGCTCGTCTTTGGAGTTTTCCATGGACTTCCGGTTGTTGCAATGGAAGGACGTTTCCATTTCTATGAAGGTCATGAGATTAAAGACGTTTCTGCCCCAATATATTTGTTCAAGGAACTGGGAGTGGAGAATTTGCTGATTACAAATGCTGCGGGTGGAATAAACAGAAGTTACACTCCCGGAGATATCGTAGCTGTGACCGACATCATTAACTTCGGCTTTCGAAACCCCCTGAGGGGTCAGAATGACGAGCGTTACGGAGTAAGATTTCCCGATATGTCTGAGATCGTCGACAGAAACTGGTTGAATGAATTAAGAGTCAGACTTGACAATGAGGGGATTGACTTGAAGGAAGGAACGTACTGTTGGGCTCTAGGTCCAAGTTACGAGACTCCCTCAGAAATTAAGGCATTTGAATCCTTCGGGGCCGATCTCGTCGGAATGTCGACCGTTCCGGAAGTAATTGCAGCCAAGCACTGTGGAATGAAGCTTCTTGTTCTTTCTTGCGTGACCAACATGGCCTCGGGAATTCTTAAAGAAAAATTGACTCACGCCGATGTTGTGAAAACAGCCAACAGAATCAGACCCAGATTCACTTCTATTGTGCGGCAAGCAATCGAATCAATAAAGGTGAACAAATCATGA
- the acpP gene encoding acyl carrier protein: MTADEVFERVKSIISEKLGVEEDEIAMDSDLTEDLGADSLDLVDLVMAFEDEFDFKVEDEQIESISTVGDIVESINKGLSVEE; encoded by the coding sequence TTGACAGCAGATGAAGTTTTTGAAAGAGTGAAAAGCATAATCTCGGAGAAGCTAGGCGTTGAGGAAGATGAAATCGCCATGGATTCCGATCTTACCGAGGATCTCGGAGCCGATTCCCTTGATCTGGTCGACCTGGTTATGGCTTTCGAAGATGAGTTTGATTTCAAGGTTGAAGATGAACAGATCGAGAGTATCTCTACTGTTGGAGATATCGTGGAGAGCATCAACAAAGGTCTGAGCGTTGAGGAGTAA
- a CDS encoding DHH family phosphoesterase — protein MIRKVNSVLSCIQEANNILVVGHIMPDGDCISSVVSLSMGLEKFGKRATPAIDWRIPSSFSSFPWVERIREYSEEISEPDLIIVVDASSPDRIGKFEEFLRKGVTSIVIDHHATNTYFANECWVDASYSSAAQMVLDLLKLMDVEYDSDLALMNYLGIATDTGFFRYSNVDSSVFEAAAELVKLGADPAFVATTILETRKIEELFLERDAIDNIKLISENRFAYSYLTMKDFERHSLTEDDFTGFVGELRSIESVEVALFASEAGNGQAHVSMRSKRYFDVSEIAVAFGGGGHQKASGFTLNYEGDLKEALAEVVEMIDFRLRNETD, from the coding sequence ATGATAAGAAAAGTGAACAGTGTCCTTTCATGCATTCAGGAAGCCAATAATATACTTGTCGTAGGCCATATAATGCCCGACGGAGACTGCATTTCTTCCGTTGTATCTCTTTCGATGGGTCTGGAAAAATTCGGCAAGAGAGCGACGCCGGCAATCGACTGGAGGATCCCATCGAGCTTCAGCTCCTTTCCTTGGGTGGAAAGAATAAGAGAATATAGCGAGGAAATCTCCGAGCCAGACTTGATTATTGTTGTTGACGCATCTTCCCCCGACAGAATCGGTAAGTTTGAAGAGTTTCTGAGAAAGGGCGTCACCTCAATAGTGATCGATCATCATGCCACAAACACTTACTTCGCAAATGAATGCTGGGTAGATGCTTCATATTCGTCGGCTGCCCAGATGGTTCTCGACCTCCTCAAACTTATGGATGTTGAATATGACAGCGATCTTGCCCTGATGAACTACCTTGGGATAGCAACGGATACAGGATTTTTCAGATATTCTAACGTGGATAGCTCGGTCTTTGAGGCTGCGGCTGAACTCGTAAAGTTGGGTGCCGATCCCGCCTTTGTTGCAACAACGATTCTGGAGACCAGAAAGATCGAAGAACTGTTCTTAGAGAGAGACGCAATCGATAACATCAAATTGATTTCAGAGAACAGGTTCGCCTATTCTTATCTCACTATGAAGGATTTTGAGAGGCATTCTCTCACCGAAGACGATTTCACGGGATTTGTTGGTGAGTTGAGATCTATTGAAAGCGTTGAAGTTGCCCTCTTTGCTTCAGAAGCCGGTAACGGCCAGGCCCATGTCTCTATGAGATCTAAGAGATATTTCGATGTAAGCGAAATCGCGGTCGCGTTCGGAGGCGGAGGACATCAAAAGGCTTCAGGCTTCACTCTCAATTATGAAGGCGATCTGAAAGAGGCTCTCGCCGAGGTCGTCGAGATGATCGATTTCAGACTTCGAAATGAAACAGATTAG
- a CDS encoding site-2 protease family protein, with translation MLEMMRNFFCLTPAIAVTILSHEYARFITARKFEAIKPEWGEPGFIRRIDPVGLLMYYFFKFGWSRPFPVNYWKLRRAGYFRAILTSISGSIANFSLGLIVGLLFYLSGLYQYSTFLPDSVSSFPASYIADVVYWTMVINLNTALFNLIPIPPLDGANIVTVLVPESQVNWLVKYELYGILTLLVLSLMGIIQLIMWPITQFIQLLARLIA, from the coding sequence ATGCTTGAGATGATGAGGAATTTCTTCTGTCTAACTCCCGCCATCGCTGTGACAATACTCTCCCATGAGTATGCTCGTTTTATTACCGCAAGGAAATTCGAAGCAATAAAACCAGAATGGGGAGAACCGGGATTCATTAGGAGAATAGATCCTGTCGGCCTTCTGATGTATTACTTTTTCAAGTTTGGTTGGTCGAGGCCGTTTCCCGTAAACTACTGGAAATTGAGAAGAGCCGGGTATTTCAGAGCGATACTGACTTCCATCTCAGGATCTATTGCTAATTTCTCGTTAGGTCTTATTGTTGGTCTGCTCTTCTATCTTTCCGGTCTTTACCAGTACTCAACTTTCTTGCCGGATAGTGTCAGTTCATTTCCTGCCAGTTACATCGCGGATGTTGTTTACTGGACAATGGTGATCAATCTTAACACTGCTTTGTTCAATCTAATTCCAATACCACCGCTAGATGGAGCGAATATAGTTACTGTGCTCGTTCCCGAAAGCCAGGTCAATTGGCTGGTTAAGTATGAGCTCTACGGAATACTGACTCTTCTTGTTCTGTCTCTCATGGGTATAATCCAGTTGATAATGTGGCCAATAACACAATTTATACAGCTTCTTGCGAGGTTGATCGCCTAA
- a CDS encoding RluA family pseudouridine synthase has protein sequence MKENFYERLDRFLRRELSDLKLSSIYKLLRKGNVRVNGERVKDGSSRLEIGDVVQVVFSGDPSKLKRLEESRELTPKDIPLDILFEDDSIVAVDKPSGISVHPGKGIQIVTLIEGLMAYGNVRGFVPRPVHRLDKHTSGVIVFAKSPEAARELSKLFREREVEKGYYTLVKGIPEENRKLISRREKFVESMAFEVEKSFESVSLLWVNLFTGKKHQIRRQLSEAGYPVVGDDVYGDREFNRDFKKLTGLKRYFLHCSRLSFTRENGKRIEIASKLAVDLQKVLANLK, from the coding sequence GTGAAAGAAAATTTCTATGAGAGGCTTGATAGATTCTTGAGAAGAGAGCTCTCAGATCTCAAGCTTTCATCGATTTACAAGCTTCTGAGAAAGGGAAACGTCAGAGTAAATGGAGAGAGAGTGAAAGACGGTTCCTCAAGACTGGAGATTGGAGATGTAGTTCAAGTAGTCTTTTCAGGAGATCCTTCTAAACTCAAGCGCCTTGAAGAGTCGCGCGAACTGACGCCTAAAGACATTCCACTCGATATTCTGTTCGAAGATGATTCTATAGTTGCAGTTGACAAACCTTCAGGAATCTCCGTTCATCCCGGTAAGGGAATTCAGATAGTAACGCTTATCGAAGGGCTGATGGCATATGGAAATGTCAGAGGTTTTGTGCCCCGCCCAGTTCACAGGCTTGATAAGCACACTTCCGGGGTGATTGTCTTTGCTAAATCGCCCGAAGCGGCAAGAGAACTCTCGAAGCTCTTTAGAGAACGGGAAGTAGAAAAGGGTTACTACACGCTAGTGAAAGGTATTCCAGAGGAAAACCGAAAGCTAATCTCCCGAAGAGAGAAATTTGTTGAGTCAATGGCTTTCGAGGTTGAAAAGAGCTTTGAATCGGTCTCGCTTCTATGGGTTAATCTATTCACCGGGAAGAAGCATCAAATACGCCGCCAGTTGAGTGAAGCTGGGTATCCGGTTGTCGGAGACGATGTGTATGGTGACAGGGAGTTCAATAGAGATTTTAAGAAGTTAACAGGACTCAAGAGGTATTTTCTTCACTGCTCTAGACTCTCATTCACGAGAGAAAATGGAAAGAGAATCGAGATCGCTTCCAAGCTTGCTGTTGACCTCCAGAAGGTGTTGGCCAACCTTAAATGA